One region of Triticum aestivum cultivar Chinese Spring chromosome 6B, IWGSC CS RefSeq v2.1, whole genome shotgun sequence genomic DNA includes:
- the LOC123133455 gene encoding uncharacterized protein produces MSSPRRRRSSAAPLDDEDLLPEILLRLPPLPSSLPRASLACKLWRRIVSDARFLRRFREHHRRNPPLLGCFVQGISPVHFEPTLEAPNRVPQARLSFPIDAVHTYVILGCRHGLMLIFLWRRNQLLVWDPVTGDRHHLDVPAGFDNEETRIKGAVLRPAGVVHHFQVVLVGNSDIQLTQAVASVYSSETGAWSNLVSTLLPADNPDVVTRVYHDMCSVMIGNSLYWFLIGNFCGILEFNLNTQSLSVIHAPVDVDVNTGSVTVMRAEGGGLGFLFLSDYCVQVWKRKTDCDGVASWVLGRTVALDKLLSMNPEEGSQSPRILGFAEDNNVVLLWTFIGVFKVHFESLQSKKLLESYRFYRWFHYYPFEAVYTADAGIM; encoded by the exons ATGagcagcccccgccgccgccgctcgtcggCGGCGCCGCTGGACGACGAAGACCTCCTGcccgagatcctcctccgcctccccccgCTGCCGTCCTCCCTCCCCCGCGCGTCCCTCGCCTGTAAGCTCTGGCGGCGCATCGTATCCGACGCCCGATTTCTCCGCCGCTTCCGCGAGCACCACCGCCGCAACCCTCCCCTCCTCGGTTGCTTCGTCCAAGGTATCTCCCCCGTCCATTTCGAACCTACTCTGGAGGCCCCCAATCGCGTCCCGCAAGCCCGCCTATCATTTCCCATCGACGCTGTCCACACCTATGTGATCCTCGGATGCCGCCATGGCCTCATGCTCATCTTCCTTTGGCGGCGGAACCAGCTCCTGGTATGGGATCCCGTCACCGGTGACCGGCACCACCTAGACGTCCCCGCAGGGTTTGACAACGAGGAGACCAGGATCAAAGGAGCGGTGCTTCGTCCTGCCGGAGTGGTCCACCACTTCCAGGTTGTCTTGGTGGGCAACAGCGACATACAACTTACGCAGGCTGTGGCCTCGGTGTACTCGTCGGAGACCGGTGCATGGAGCAATCTCGTGTCGACGCTGCTTCCAGCCGACAATCCTGATGTAGTCACCAGGGTTTACCATGACATGTGCTCTGTGATGATTGGGAATTCCCTGTACTGGTTCCTTATAGGGAATTTCTGTGGAATACTTGAATTTAATTTGAATACGCAGAGCCTTAGTGTGATACATGCGCCAGTGGACGTCGATGTCAACACCGGCTCCGTCACGGTTATGCGGGCGGAGGGTGGTGGCCTTGGTTTCCTCTTCCTGTCGGACTACTGTGTCCAAGTATGGAAGAGGAAGACGGACTGTGATGGTGTGGCTTCATGGGTGCTGGGAAGAACTGTTGCACTAGACAAGCTACTTTCCATGAATCCAGAGGAGGGCAGTCAGAGCCCAAGGATACTCGGGTTTGCTGAGGACAACAATGTGGTGTTACTGTGGACATTTATCGGTGTCTTCAAAGTCCATTTTGAATCATTGCAGTCTAAGAAACTTCTCGAATCCTACCGCTTTTACCGCTGGTTTCACTATTATCCATTTGAAGCTGTCTATACTGCAG ACGCGGGCATAATGTGA